The nucleotide window GCATGTGAGCAAAACAACAAACATCAGGCTGTAAGAATAGATCCCCTGCGCCGTAAAAAGGGCCACAATATAGACAAACGTCAGGATAAACTTTGTCCGCGGGTCGAGCCGGTGGACAATGGAATCACCGGGGAAATACTGGCCAAGCGTGATGTCTTTAAGCATCCGGCTGCCCTCCCTTCAGTACCGAGAGGGCTCTTTTAAGCCGGTCAACCGTGTAGATATCGCGTTCGAGCGGCACGCCGAGTGCGCGCAGCCGCGCCGCCACCATCGCGGCTTTCGGAACGGTGAGGCCCATCCCGGTAAGCTGATCGCTCTTCGAAAACACATCGGCGGGCGTTCCCTTGAGGGCAATGGTGCCGCTGTCAAAAACGACAAGCCTGTCAACGGTGCGCGCAATATCCTCCATACTGTGGGTAACCATGATGACAGTGGCGTTTGTCGATCGTTGATACTGGCGGATATTTGCAATAATTTCATCCCGGCCGCGCGGGTCTAGCCCCGCCGTCGGCTCATCGAGGATCAGCACCTCCGGCAGCATGGCTATAACGCCCGCGATAGCGGCACGCCGTTTCTGCCCGCCGGAGAGCTCAAAAGGCGATTTCTCAAGGAGGCTCTCTGAGAGCCCGACGAACCCGGCCGCCTCGCGGACGCGCTCATCAATGTCCCGCTCGGATACGCCCATATTGCCGGGGCCGAACGCGATGTCTTTATAAACTGTCTCTTCAAACAGCTGGTATTCCGGATATTGAAAGACAAGGCCAACCTTAAAACGGACGGTGCGCGTTCTCTCCTTCGCGGCATGAATATCCTGCCCATCGAAAAAAACGCGGCCTGCCGTCGGCTTTAATAGGCCGTTTAAATGCTGTATAAACGTCGATTTCCCAGAGCCGGTGTGGCCAATAATGCCGAGATACTCACCGCGTTCGGCTTCAAAATCAATATCCCGAATCGCCACATGCTCAAACGGCGTGCCGATGCTGTAGATGTGGGACAGTTTTTCCGTTTTAATGATTGGTGCCAATCTCTTACCTTCCTTTGCGCGGTGCGTCTCTTCAACCGATGACGCCCAAAAAACGGGGCGTTTAATGCCCAAGCGCCCTGAATATCTCCTGCGCGCAGTCGTCAACGCCGAGCGCGTCAAGCCTCACGTCAAACCCATTCTGGCGGAGTTCGTAGAGAAGGCTGACCGTCTCTGGGACGTCGAGTCCCGTCCGGCGCAGCGCGTCCACGTTCTGAAAAACGTCGCGCGGCGTTCCGTCCATCAGAATCCGCCCGTCGGACATCACAACAAGCCTGTCGGCGTCGATCGTCTCTTCCATATGGTGCGTGATGAGAACAATGGTGACGCGGTGCTCGTCCCGCAGCTTTTTAATGATGCGCACGATGCTCTCCCGTCCCTTCGGGTCAAGCATGGCCGTCGGCTCGTCGAAAACGATGCATTTCGGCTCCATGGCCAAAACGCCCGCGATGGCAATGCGCTGCTTCTGGC belongs to Oscillospiraceae bacterium CM and includes:
- a CDS encoding energy-coupling factor transporter ATPase, producing the protein MAPIIKTEKLSHIYSIGTPFEHVAIRDIDFEAERGEYLGIIGHTGSGKSTFIQHLNGLLKPTAGRVFFDGQDIHAAKERTRTVRFKVGLVFQYPEYQLFEETVYKDIAFGPGNMGVSERDIDERVREAAGFVGLSESLLEKSPFELSGGQKRRAAIAGVIAMLPEVLILDEPTAGLDPRGRDEIIANIRQYQRSTNATVIMVTHSMEDIARTVDRLVVFDSGTIALKGTPADVFSKSDQLTGMGLTVPKAAMVAARLRALGVPLERDIYTVDRLKRALSVLKGGQPDA